A single Pseudodesulfovibrio aespoeensis Aspo-2 DNA region contains:
- a CDS encoding rhodanese-like domain-containing protein yields the protein MKLLRRILFQSMSIVLLSAILALAANAVRPDAIPLIHAESSAVDLAGGSDTIEIKDAAMLFASGRALFLDARTRLEYNYGHIRGALSLPPDEFGELYPLLAAKIRQAEILITYCDGERCPLSHELAEKLTAAGLVNVRVLVNGWTVWTREQLPTETGGASLHSAYPPPSALCPDCGQ from the coding sequence ATGAAGCTGCTGCGCCGCATCCTGTTCCAATCCATGTCGATCGTGCTTCTGAGCGCGATCCTGGCCCTGGCCGCCAACGCCGTGCGGCCCGACGCAATCCCCCTGATCCACGCCGAGAGCAGCGCAGTGGACCTCGCCGGCGGGTCGGACACCATCGAAATCAAGGACGCGGCCATGCTCTTTGCCTCGGGCCGCGCCCTGTTTCTCGATGCCCGCACCCGGCTCGAATACAACTACGGCCACATCAGGGGCGCGCTCTCCCTGCCGCCCGACGAGTTCGGCGAGCTGTACCCGCTCCTTGCCGCGAAAATCCGGCAGGCCGAGATCCTCATCACCTACTGCGACGGCGAGCGGTGCCCGCTCAGCCATGAACTGGCCGAGAAACTCACCGCAGCCGGGCTGGTCAATGTCCGGGTCCTGGTCAACGGCTGGACCGTGTGGACCAGGGAACAACTGCCCACGGAAACAGGCGGGGCGAGCCTGCATTCGGCCTACCCGCCGCCCTCGGCCCTGTGCCCCGACTGCGGCCAATGA
- a CDS encoding MauE/DoxX family redox-associated membrane protein: MTPLAPVALILRLALGAVFLYASWDKLLNPADFAAIVRDYRMVPDWSSNVVAVWLPWLEAVLGLLLLAGVWRWGSLLLANLLLPAFWGMLFFNYLRGIDVGCGCFSTTPGESGDMEWFLLRDGLLVLLGLAAALAQWKQRAASRA, translated from the coding sequence ATGACCCCCCTGGCCCCTGTCGCCCTGATCCTGAGGCTGGCCCTGGGAGCGGTCTTCCTCTACGCCAGTTGGGACAAGCTGCTCAACCCGGCAGATTTCGCGGCCATCGTGCGCGACTACCGCATGGTGCCGGACTGGTCGTCCAATGTGGTGGCCGTGTGGCTCCCCTGGCTTGAGGCCGTGCTCGGCCTCCTGCTGCTGGCCGGGGTGTGGCGCTGGGGGAGCCTGCTCCTGGCCAACCTGCTCCTGCCCGCCTTCTGGGGGATGCTTTTTTTCAATTACCTCAGGGGGATCGATGTCGGTTGCGGCTGCTTTTCCACCACGCCGGGGGAATCCGGCGACATGGAGTGGTTTCTCCTGCGCGACGGGCTGCTCGTGCTCCTCGGGCTGGCGGCAGCCCTTGCCCAGTGGAAACAACGGGCAGCCAGCCGGGCGTGA
- the folD gene encoding bifunctional methylenetetrahydrofolate dehydrogenase/methenyltetrahydrofolate cyclohydrolase FolD: MILLDGKATAATIRAEIKVEVTELSARFGRSPGLAVVLVGEDPASQVYVRNKERACEDCGIVSMPYRLESATQLELEGLIQQLNRDVNVDGILVQLPLPKGLDSQRILDLIDPNKDVDGFHPVNVGRMSLGLPGFKPCTPAGVITLLKRYNLDPACKKAVVIGRSNIVGKPLAMMLSQAGPCANATVTLCHSRTADLKAECREADFVFAAIGVPNFVTADMVKEGAVVVDVGINRTDEGLAGDCDFEGLKDKVHAMTPVPGGVGPMTIAQLMVNTLEAFKLHVGA, translated from the coding sequence ATGATTCTACTCGACGGCAAGGCAACAGCGGCCACTATCCGGGCCGAAATCAAAGTGGAAGTGACCGAACTCTCGGCCAGATTCGGGCGCAGTCCCGGCTTGGCCGTGGTGCTTGTGGGCGAGGACCCGGCCAGCCAGGTCTATGTGCGCAACAAGGAGCGCGCCTGCGAGGACTGCGGCATCGTCTCCATGCCCTACCGGCTGGAGAGCGCCACCCAGCTTGAACTGGAGGGGCTGATCCAGCAGCTCAACCGCGACGTGAACGTGGACGGCATCCTGGTCCAGCTGCCCCTGCCCAAGGGGCTGGACAGCCAGCGTATCCTCGACCTGATCGATCCCAACAAGGACGTGGACGGCTTTCATCCGGTCAACGTGGGCAGGATGAGCCTCGGCCTGCCCGGATTCAAGCCATGCACCCCGGCGGGCGTGATCACCCTGCTCAAGCGGTACAACCTGGACCCGGCCTGCAAGAAGGCCGTGGTCATAGGCCGCTCCAACATCGTGGGCAAGCCCCTGGCCATGATGCTCTCCCAGGCCGGTCCCTGCGCCAACGCCACCGTGACCCTGTGCCACTCGCGCACCGCAGACCTCAAGGCCGAGTGTCGGGAGGCGGATTTCGTGTTCGCGGCCATCGGCGTGCCCAACTTCGTGACCGCAGACATGGTCAAGGAGGGCGCGGTGGTGGTGGACGTGGGCATCAACCGCACTGACGAGGGTCTGGCCGGGGACTGCGATTTCGAGGGCCTCAAGGACAAGGTCCACGCCATGACCCCGGTGCCGGGCGGCGTCGGCCCCATGACCATCGCCCAACTGATGGTCAACACCCTGGAGGCGTTCAAGCTCCACGTGGGCGCGTAA
- a CDS encoding SDR family oxidoreductase: MSSIFVAGAAGTIGSAVLTALRDAGADVVAGVHTPEQAEGLGQSGVTARPFDFADQESMASAMQGCDRLFLVLPLAEKMTRFGHLAVQAAKAAGIGYIVRSSGYGSSSDAHWRLGREHGMVDQFVEDSGIPFTTLRPNTVMQNFATKLAPMVRSGVLALPEAEARVSYIDARDIADCAARLLLDNAGHESRVYALTGPQGLSLAEVADILTRTTGRPVAYRPVEEAEYMDALARAGVPEWNTNMLVSLTRVVKLGMAGNVTGAVEHLTGSPARSFADFAAASAASWA, encoded by the coding sequence ATGAGCAGCATTTTCGTGGCCGGGGCAGCCGGCACCATTGGGTCCGCAGTTTTGACCGCCCTGCGGGACGCGGGCGCGGACGTGGTGGCCGGAGTCCACACCCCGGAGCAGGCCGAGGGACTCGGGCAGTCTGGCGTCACGGCGCGTCCCTTTGATTTTGCGGACCAGGAGTCCATGGCCAGCGCCATGCAGGGGTGCGACCGGCTCTTTCTCGTGCTGCCCCTGGCCGAGAAGATGACACGCTTTGGCCATTTGGCCGTGCAGGCGGCCAAGGCCGCAGGCATCGGCTACATCGTGCGCTCCAGCGGCTACGGCTCGTCGTCCGATGCCCACTGGCGGCTGGGCCGGGAGCACGGCATGGTCGATCAGTTCGTGGAGGATTCGGGCATCCCCTTCACCACCCTGCGGCCCAACACCGTGATGCAGAACTTTGCCACCAAGCTGGCTCCCATGGTCCGCTCCGGCGTGCTGGCCCTGCCCGAGGCCGAGGCCAGGGTCAGCTACATCGACGCCCGCGACATCGCGGACTGCGCCGCCAGGCTCCTGCTCGACAACGCCGGGCACGAGTCCCGCGTCTATGCCCTGACCGGCCCCCAGGGGCTCTCCCTGGCCGAGGTGGCCGACATCCTGACCCGGACCACGGGCCGCCCGGTGGCCTATCGCCCGGTTGAAGAGGCCGAATACATGGACGCCCTGGCCCGGGCGGGCGTGCCCGAATGGAACACCAACATGCTGGTCAGCCTGACGCGCGTGGTCAAGCTCGGCATGGCGGGCAACGTGACCGGGGCGGTCGAACACCTGACCGGCAGCCCGGCCCGGAGCTTTGCCGACTTTGCCGCCGCCAGCGCGGCCAGTTGGGCCTAG
- a CDS encoding HD-GYP domain-containing protein, with amino-acid sequence MRKGQDRLIGLIREIAAGRYSDEIMELTRPGYPAEIRELAEAVGLMMVGIEAREFHLEQLTETIRRNSLNTVTAVVNALGARDAYTEGHGERVSVYVERLARRLGLDNDEVERIRIAGVLHDIGKIGFSDLIFSNEDTQMSEDMLLEIRSHPQWSYDILKNLDFLGPSLEYVYAHHERLDGRGYPRGLMADEIPLGARVLAVADCFDAMTTDRPYQRGKTPQEALAILGSLAGNALDPAVVDVFIVEIEDNGMVG; translated from the coding sequence GTGCGCAAGGGGCAGGACCGTCTGATCGGGCTGATCCGGGAGATCGCGGCAGGCCGGTATTCCGACGAGATCATGGAACTGACCAGGCCGGGTTATCCCGCGGAAATCCGGGAGCTGGCCGAGGCAGTGGGCCTGATGATGGTCGGGATCGAGGCCAGGGAGTTTCACCTGGAACAGCTCACCGAGACCATCAGGCGCAACTCCCTGAACACGGTCACTGCGGTGGTCAACGCCCTGGGTGCGCGCGACGCCTATACCGAGGGCCATGGTGAGCGGGTCAGCGTCTATGTCGAGCGGCTGGCCCGACGGCTTGGCCTTGACAACGACGAGGTGGAGCGCATCCGCATCGCGGGCGTGCTGCACGACATCGGCAAGATCGGCTTCAGCGACCTGATCTTCTCCAACGAAGACACGCAGATGAGCGAGGACATGCTCCTTGAGATCCGCAGCCATCCGCAGTGGAGCTACGACATCCTGAAGAATCTCGACTTTCTCGGGCCGTCCCTGGAGTATGTCTACGCCCATCACGAGCGGCTCGACGGGCGGGGCTACCCGCGCGGGCTCATGGCCGACGAAATCCCCCTGGGCGCGCGGGTGCTGGCCGTGGCCGACTGTTTTGACGCCATGACCACCGATCGCCCCTACCAGCGGGGCAAGACGCCGCAGGAGGCCCTGGCCATCCTCGGCTCCCTGGCCGGGAACGCCCTGGACCCCGCCGTGGTGGACGTTTTCATCGTCGAGATCGAGGACAACGGCATGGTCGGGTAG
- a CDS encoding cupin domain-containing protein, producing MNDLFSDLDCGIVARLADNAVAETLSGEQPWHAHPIFAGVALKHLVTGAQTGGRFSAHLVRLEPGAEIGDHLHEASWELHEVAAGSGRCLLGGRPIDYAPGVAAVLPQNVPHSVRAGLDGLRLLAKFVPALL from the coding sequence ATGAACGATCTCTTTTCCGATCTTGATTGCGGCATCGTGGCCCGCCTTGCGGACAATGCGGTGGCCGAGACCCTATCCGGCGAGCAGCCCTGGCACGCCCATCCGATTTTTGCGGGTGTGGCCCTCAAGCATCTGGTGACCGGCGCGCAGACCGGGGGCCGATTCAGCGCGCATCTGGTGCGGCTGGAGCCGGGCGCGGAAATTGGCGACCATCTCCACGAGGCGAGCTGGGAGCTGCACGAGGTGGCCGCCGGTTCGGGCCGGTGCCTGCTTGGCGGGCGGCCCATCGACTACGCGCCGGGCGTGGCCGCCGTGCTGCCCCAAAACGTGCCCCACAGCGTGCGCGCCGGGCTGGACGGCCTGCGGCTCCTGGCCAAGTTCGTCCCGGCCCTGCTCTGA
- a CDS encoding AraC family transcriptional regulator, whose protein sequence is MTAPDQFHFTAYPGLDGVHLVRSAGSVPTAARHSHRSLCVGAVLSGERVLVLAGGDIRVAAGQVLVLAPGLVHACPDAGASEAVVISVSADQLDRLGFDAACLGRVEPCLDDPDLFGCVTGLAGLAGGSVASLERDGALQALLARLEERGRGRPDPEAGSGSRPAPVEAAVLHLTAHAGEEVRLDHLARLAGMSPCRLNRLFSHHIGMPPHEYQTLLRVQAVKAAIGAGVGLAEAAAQAGFFDQSHMTRCFRKVVGMTPGQYARGVSRS, encoded by the coding sequence ATGACCGCGCCCGATCAATTTCATTTCACCGCATATCCCGGTCTGGACGGGGTCCACCTTGTTCGCAGCGCCGGGTCTGTGCCCACTGCGGCCCGGCACAGCCACCGCTCCCTGTGCGTGGGCGCGGTCCTGTCCGGCGAGCGCGTTCTGGTCCTGGCGGGCGGAGATATCCGTGTTGCAGCTGGTCAGGTGCTGGTGCTTGCCCCTGGACTGGTCCACGCCTGCCCGGACGCGGGCGCGAGCGAGGCCGTGGTCATCAGCGTGTCCGCCGACCAGCTGGACCGGCTCGGATTCGACGCGGCCTGTCTTGGCCGGGTGGAGCCCTGTCTGGACGACCCGGACCTGTTCGGGTGCGTGACCGGGCTGGCCGGGCTGGCCGGGGGCAGTGTTGCCAGCCTGGAGCGGGACGGTGCGCTCCAGGCCTTGCTGGCCCGGCTTGAGGAGAGAGGCCGGGGCAGGCCCGATCCGGAAGCGGGCAGCGGCTCCAGGCCCGCTCCTGTGGAAGCGGCTGTCCTCCATCTCACGGCGCATGCCGGTGAGGAGGTCCGGCTGGACCATCTGGCCCGGCTGGCGGGCATGAGCCCGTGCCGTTTGAACCGGTTGTTTTCGCATCACATCGGCATGCCCCCGCACGAATACCAGACCCTGCTGCGCGTCCAGGCGGTCAAGGCGGCCATCGGGGCGGGAGTGGGGCTGGCTGAGGCCGCGGCCCAGGCCGGATTCTTCGACCAGAGCCACATGACCCGGTGCTTCAGAAAGGTCGTGGGCATGACTCCGGGCCAGTACGCCAGGGGCGTGTCCCGTTCCTGA
- a CDS encoding PAS domain S-box protein, with translation MPRRIAYLMPLVVGLVMAAALAATIYADGQRHAQQARLEVFHRLSAVQSGFENALNTRLHLVRTLKAFIALNPDLDQATFAALVGGLLADVGGIRFIELARDNAVSHVYPESGGEAVLGRKLTAEYPPEVRKAALLAARTGHTLVLPPMAVPEGGEAIVALAPVALGADGGHWGMVLVLIDVRTLFREAGLPGVSQLDIAFRELSPGGNDRMIFGQPSVFDMDPVIMNTPVPQGLWQAGALPSGGWHPSPNRVPLLYGGVALIALTTGSLLAVMALIFGRLREREKYRYLVQNARSIILRVDINGQITFCNEHAEAFYGYGPGELLGRPLVGTLIPERGPGGEPMKRQLNRLLANPAEPVLAETTSVRRNGELVWVSWTYSPVSGRDGAMVELLCVGTDITDRRQTEEALRQSERQYRLLADNIMDIIWGTDADLRITFVSRSDTELRGYTRAEIMGRPIREYLTGVSRNRLDEGVTMLKAMARTKEQPLAVTQDLEFLCADGGTLWLETRLGLLLSESDDIVGVIGVGRDITDRKLAEALRDDVERMARHDLKTPLGAVIGLPGEISRLGGLTGAQTGMLRTIEDAGEAMLALINRSLDLFKMERGTYALDRREVDVLEVLERFKAEARSIFREKGISMGIEITGGLPEDGVVLLAEAELFRSMLSNLLLNALQASPEGGSVTITLTRTDSLAIAIRNQGEVPVSIRETFFQKYVRAESSPGSGLGTYSARLVARTHGGDITLDTSTPGETCVVVTLPLR, from the coding sequence ATGCCAAGAAGAATCGCCTATCTGATGCCCCTTGTGGTTGGTCTGGTCATGGCCGCGGCCCTGGCCGCCACGATCTATGCCGACGGGCAGCGCCATGCCCAGCAGGCGCGCCTGGAGGTATTTCACCGGCTGTCGGCTGTGCAGAGCGGGTTCGAGAACGCCCTGAACACCCGGCTGCACCTGGTCAGGACCCTCAAGGCCTTCATCGCCCTCAACCCGGACCTGGATCAGGCCACCTTCGCCGCCCTGGTCGGCGGGCTGCTGGCAGATGTGGGCGGCATCCGGTTCATCGAACTGGCCAGGGACAACGCGGTTTCGCATGTCTACCCCGAGAGCGGGGGGGAGGCGGTCCTTGGCAGGAAGCTGACCGCGGAGTATCCCCCGGAGGTGCGCAAGGCGGCCCTGCTGGCCGCAAGGACCGGCCACACCCTGGTCCTGCCGCCCATGGCCGTGCCCGAAGGAGGCGAGGCCATCGTGGCTCTGGCCCCGGTTGCGCTTGGCGCGGATGGCGGCCACTGGGGCATGGTCCTGGTGCTCATCGATGTCCGGACCCTGTTCCGCGAGGCCGGGCTGCCCGGCGTCTCGCAGCTCGACATCGCCTTCAGGGAGCTCTCGCCCGGCGGGAACGACCGCATGATTTTCGGCCAGCCGTCGGTGTTCGACATGGACCCGGTGATCATGAACACCCCGGTCCCCCAGGGACTGTGGCAGGCCGGGGCGCTGCCCTCTGGCGGCTGGCACCCCTCGCCCAACCGCGTTCCGCTGCTCTATGGGGGCGTCGCGCTCATCGCCCTGACCACCGGGTCGCTGCTGGCGGTCATGGCGCTGATCTTCGGCAGGCTCCGGGAGCGCGAGAAATACCGCTATCTGGTGCAGAACGCACGCAGCATCATCCTGCGCGTGGATATCAACGGGCAGATCACCTTTTGCAACGAACACGCCGAGGCCTTCTACGGTTACGGGCCGGGCGAACTGCTGGGCAGGCCGCTGGTGGGGACGCTGATCCCGGAGCGTGGGCCGGGCGGCGAGCCCATGAAGCGGCAGCTCAACAGGCTCCTGGCAAACCCGGCGGAGCCGGTGCTGGCCGAGACCACCTCGGTGCGCCGCAACGGGGAGCTGGTCTGGGTCTCCTGGACCTACTCGCCCGTGTCCGGCCGGGACGGGGCCATGGTCGAGCTCCTGTGCGTGGGCACGGACATCACCGACCGCAGGCAGACCGAGGAGGCGTTGCGCCAGAGCGAGCGACAGTACCGGCTGCTGGCCGACAACATCATGGACATCATCTGGGGCACTGACGCGGACCTGCGCATCACCTTTGTCAGCCGGTCGGACACCGAGCTGCGCGGCTATACCCGGGCCGAGATCATGGGCCGCCCGATTCGCGAGTACCTGACCGGCGTGTCGCGCAACAGGCTGGACGAGGGGGTGACCATGCTCAAGGCCATGGCCCGGACCAAGGAGCAGCCCCTGGCCGTGACCCAGGACCTCGAATTCCTCTGCGCCGACGGTGGCACCCTCTGGCTCGAGACCCGGCTGGGGCTGCTCCTCAGCGAGTCCGACGACATCGTGGGCGTGATCGGCGTGGGTCGCGACATCACGGACCGCAAGCTGGCCGAGGCCCTGCGCGACGATGTGGAGCGCATGGCCCGGCACGACCTCAAGACGCCCCTTGGCGCGGTCATCGGTCTGCCCGGCGAGATATCGCGCCTGGGCGGCCTGACCGGAGCGCAGACCGGGATGCTCAGGACCATAGAGGACGCGGGCGAGGCTATGCTGGCGCTCATCAACCGCTCCCTGGACCTCTTCAAGATGGAGCGCGGCACCTATGCCCTGGACCGCCGCGAGGTGGACGTGCTTGAGGTGCTGGAGCGCTTCAAGGCCGAGGCCCGGTCCATCTTCAGGGAAAAGGGGATCAGCATGGGCATCGAGATCACGGGCGGCCTGCCCGAGGATGGCGTCGTGCTGCTGGCCGAAGCGGAGCTGTTCCGCTCCATGCTCTCGAACCTCCTGCTCAACGCCCTCCAGGCCTCGCCCGAAGGGGGCTCGGTCACAATCACCCTGACCCGCACCGACTCCCTGGCCATCGCCATCCGCAACCAGGGCGAGGTGCCTGTCTCCATCCGCGAGACGTTCTTCCAGAAATACGTGCGCGCCGAGTCCTCCCCCGGCTCGGGCCTGGGCACCTACTCGGCCCGCCTCGTGGCCCGGACCCACGGCGGCGACATCACCCTGGACACCTCCACCCCCGGCGAAACCTGCGTGGTCGTGACCCTGCCGCTGCGCTGA